Within the Thermosynechococcus sichuanensis E542 genome, the region GTTCCCAGTTATTTGCCATAGAGGGGCACCACCCTTGACCAATGGGGAAGTTTTTCCCCTGCCCTTAGTGTATCGTGCCACTGCTGGGCTGCCCATGTGAGCAAAGCGCGGCCATAGTCGGTGGGGTTGAGAGGACTCAAGTGTTTGTAGGGGTGAGGCCAAGTGGCTAAAAGCGTTTCTGCTTCGTGGTCTGCCAGCAGGCGATCGCCCCAACGAGAGATGAGACTCCCTGCCTGATAACGGTAAATGCCAAGGTATTGATGCCCCTGCTGGGCACGACGGGACACCACCCCATCCTGTTCTAGGAGTTCATCACGATAGTGCCACGCCATTGTGCCAAGGCTAGACAGACCCAAAAGGGGCACTTCCAGTTGTTGTGCTAGGATGCGGGCAGTGACTACCCCCAAGCGCGTTCCCGTAAAGCTGCCCGGCCCACAACCAATGGCGATCGCCCCTAGCTCACCCCAAGTGTAGCGACCCATCAGTTCCCCAAGGCAAGGGTGAAGTTGGCTGGCCAGTGCTCGACCCAAAGGCCATGTTTTCACCGCCAGCAGTTGATCTGCCCCCAAGTCGTAGAGACCGGCCACCAGTGTGGCATCGCTGGTATCAAAACCTAGACAAAGCAGATTAGCTCACTCCGACGGCGATCGCTACCAAGCCAGCCACTAAGAGCAATCCGCCCACAACCAACAGGGCTGCCCGTACTTTTTGCTGAGGTGTCCAAGGCTGCGCTTGATAGACCTTGGGTTCAATGGCAAAGTTGTTTAGGCGACCGCCCTCATCGATGGTATAGCGCATCGAAACAAACCTCAATTCAGCGTTACAGTGCAGCTATTCTAACAAGCCAGCTTTACGACTCTTGAGAATCCTTAACAATTTCTTGCAATTGACCGTGGCGATAGACCCGCAACCAGCGACCGCGCCAGTAGATGCGATTGCCAAAACAGCCCCCCAGCCAAATCAGGAAGCTCATCACATCCCGCAGGGGCAATAGCCAGAGCCACAACAGCAGCCGAGGGGTGCCCATTAAGATCATGCTGACAATGGCCTGCAACCAGCGAATACCTTGGACGCCCAAAAATACACCTAGTGTCCATGGGGCTGGAAACAGTCCCCACAGCAGGGCACTATAGACCGTACCAAACATCAACACCATGCCAAAATACTGATTGCCGCGATTGGAGCGAATACTGCGAGACCAACGCAATTCCCGTTGTACTGCCTTGACCAACGATTCATCAGCGCAGTCATTGTCAAGGATATAGGTGGACAACTCCACTCGATAACCTGCTCGCCAAGCCGCGTATCCTAACTGATAATCCTCACCAATACGATCAAGAGCAATCTCAAAGCCACCAATTTTTTCTAAAGCCTCCCGCCGTAGCAATACCGTTGGTCCAATGGCAAACCGCAATCCCCGGTCAAGGAAACGGGCAATGAGCACACTGGGGATAAAGTCAATACAACGCCCCATGGCCAGAAATGCTGCTCCCAGCCGCTGTGGGTGATGATCAATGTAACCACACGTAACGACCCCCACTTTTGGATCTACTAACGGCTGGGTCAGAGTGGCTAAGTAATGGGAGTTGACACGCACATCACTATCAGTTTCCACAATGACCTCATGGCAAGCGTAAGCAAATAGTTGAGACACATTGCTTGCCTTACGGTTGATGCCGCAAATTTTGTTACAAAGATACCAGCGTGCACGGTGCGGATAAGTCTTACAAATTTCCTTGAGTACGGGTATAGCTGGGTCATGGGGGTCTTGAACGCCGAAAAGCACTTCATAAACAGGGTAATCTTGCTCACACAGGGAAGACCAATTTTGCCAAGCCCTGGCTTCTAAACCGCAAACAGGAACCAAGATAGACACCGCTGGCAACGGCTCAGGACGTTCCGTTCTCTTTTGGGTGAAAAATCGACAGGTTAGCACTGCCGCGACAATGTAGAAAAGCGTTCCCGTTAAACTCAGCAGGCTGAGGAGAATGAGGACAACTATCATGATGCTGTCGTAATTGTCCCAGTCGTCGGCGAACTGGCACTGGCATAGGCTTTGACCGGAATCCGACCCGCTAAGTAAGCAAGACGGCCAGCAGTGGTTGCGAGTGCCATGGCTTTGGCCATTGCTGGGGCATTTCCCGCTTGGGCGATCGCTGTATTAATCAAGAGTGCATCTGCCCCTAACTCCATCGCGGCGGCAGCCTCACTGGGGGTACCAATACCGGCATCCACAACGACGGGAACATTCGCCTGATCGATAATAATTTGAATGTTAGCGGCATTACGCAAACCTTGCCCCGAACCAATGGGGGAAGCTAAAGGCATCACAGTGACACAGCCCACTTCCTCAAGGCGTTTAGCTAGCAGGGGATCTGCATTGATGTAGGGAAGAACCGCAAATCCTTCTTTGACCAGTTGTTCTGCGGCAGCAAGCGTACCAAAGGGATCCGGCAGCAAATATTTCGGGTCGGGAATCACCTCTAGCTTGACAAAGTTGTTGTCCTCTTGACCCAAGAGTTTGGCCATTTCTCGGCCTAAACGGGCAACGCGAATCGCCTCTTCAGCGGTTTGACAGCCAGCGGTGTTGGGCAGCAGCCAGATTTTACTCCAGTCAAGGGCATCCACAAGTCCTTCGTGACCGGGGGCATTGGTTTGAACGCGACGGACGGCTACCGTAACAATTTCACAGCCACTCGCGGCAACACTGGCCTGTAGATCCGCAATGGAACGATACTTGCCCGTACCGGTCATGAGGCGTGAACGGAACTGTCGCCCAGCAATCGTTAGCGGGGCATCTTCAATCAACAGCTCAGGAGGAGGCGCAGTCACCATGATCCACTTGTGAAGTGAAAAGCACTAGGGTTTGCCTTTCTACGATATCAGGGTTACGCTCTTTGCTGCTGCGACCTTGGAAAACTTGTGGCATCATAGAGGCACCATAACTTTGGGAGTGCAACATTGGTGCATGGCACATATTGGCAACAATGCCGCTATTCAGGCTGCCGATCGCCTGCTACGTCAATATGGATTTGATTTGGATGGCTCCTCAGTTGAGGTCATCCTAGATCGCTGGTTGCGCCATTTTCCTCCCCGCTGGATTCGCCTCGCACTGATTGAAGCCCTCTATCTGGGGCGCTATAAAGCCATTTCTGTAGAGCAAATTTTAGAGCTGTGGCAACGGCGCGAGCAACCAATTTATCACTTCAACAGTGAATTTGAAGCGATTATCTGCCAGTCATTACCGATCAGTGTGCCGGAACCTGCTTCCCCTCGCCTTGCAGAGACACCTAGCAATACAGGAATTAGTGAATTTCACCCTGATTTAGGGTCTGACCCATTTGTTAGCAAGTTAACCAGCATTGTGCGGCAGTGGCAGTCCCAAGACTTCCTTGTGGAGCAAGGCGATCGCTCCTCCTAGGCCGTTGCAGGTTATACTCTTTTGGTTAGGATCTGCCACCTCCACCTATGGCTGTTTTTGAAGGCACTTATCAAGTTCTGGGAACGCCTCGCTTTGGCATTGTGATTTCCCGCTTCAATGACCTAATTACGACCAAGCTGCTCGAGGGTTGCCAAGATTGTCTGCGTCGTCATGGCGTTGACCCCAATCCCCACGGTTCGCAAGTGGACTATGCGTGGGTGCCGGGTAGTTTTGAAATTCCCCTTGTGGCAGCTCAACTGGCGGCTAGTCGTCGCTATGCTGCCATTATTTGTCTAGGGGCAGTCATCCGTGGCCAAACCCCCCACTTTGACTATGTGGCTGCTGAAGTCACCAAAGGCATTGCCACCGCCTCTATGCAAACGGGTGTGCCGATTATCTACGGCATTCTCACCACCGACACGATGCAACAGGCTCTTGAACGTGCTGGCATTAAAAGCAATAAAGGTTGGGAATATGCCCTCAATGCCCTCGAAATGGCCAACCTGATGCAAACGCTGCCTAGCCCCATCAATCCACCAACAGCTCAACTCAGCCCCAGTCCCCCGGTTCTCACGGAGGGGTAATCCAAAACCGTGAAGCAGAAATTGCTCCCTGAGACTACCAAGGGCTGCCAATCATCGTAAATCCTGCCCAAAAGTACGGATGGGAAAGTTGACGCCCACCCCCAGCTTGAACTTCTTGGGGCAAAGGAATTGCAAGCCCTCCCCGCGGTCCAGCACTACGCAGATGATTCTCCTCAATCACAACCTGCTGACGGATCAGGGCAAGCTGCCCTTGGCGCAAAGCCTCTGCTTTAATCGGGGCAGTTTTCAACTGGTCATAAAATGCTGTCATCAGTGCTAGTGTTCCCTCATCACTGACATACCAAAGGCTAGCAACCGAACTTTTCACACCTGCTTGGAGTGACAGTCCAGCAAATCCAAGCTCTGCATTGGTATCTCCCACCGCTGTGCGACAGGCACTTAGCGTCATTAGCTCTGTAGGTGGCTGGAATAAACGCAACTGCCGTAATTGAGTCATTGAAAGCTGGCTATCCCAAAACTGAATATAGGAATTTTGCGGCTTACCCGCATTAAATTCACCATGGGTCGCTAAATGCAGGATAGGGTAAAGACTGCGCCGCCGCTGGGTTTCCAAGTTTGAGACCGTAAAGGCTTCATTGAGGAATACTCTTCCTTGTCCTACCAGTTGAGTAATGGTTTGTAGCTCAATCGGAACCGCTGGCAAAGGACTTTGATTTGTGAACTGAGAGGCACCCATTGCCAATACAGAAGCATTTTGCAAAGACTGGTAGCGAGTATCTACTAAGTTAATGCTGGGAATCAAACTCAGATTATAGCGTTCCACTAGAAACTGGCCATTACGACCCATTGGACTATCACTGACTGCTGAAGAAACAAGATTTGACCCCGTGTGCAAAGCAGCCATCGGCATACTTCTTAACCCCTGATCAAGGGCAAAAACCAGTGTATTAATGCCTCGTGCTTGTAATTCAGCATCAACACCCCCCATGATCCATTGGTAAAGCTGCTGCGCAAAGGGTAAGTAGGATTCGCCATTAGTTTTCGTTGGATCTCGCACCTCACGATTAAAGGCAGCAATAACGCGGCGCACTGCCTCCTGAGAAACTCGAACAGGCTGATAAATGGGTTCTCCTTCTGGTGTAATGATGAAAATATCCAACTGTTCAGGTCGCCAAAAGACATAGCTCAGGGCAGGTTTTTGACCTGTTTCTTGAGCCATACGCCCCAGTAATTCTTTGATTTGATCAATGTCAAGAAACTGGAGTTCCTCTTGATTAGGCGTGCTCAACAATTCACCAAAGTACTCACTAAACTCAAAGGAATAAAGCTGCTGAAGCAGTTTAATAGCACTGTTGTAGTCTCCTTGATCAAAAGCAGTACTGATTTGCTGACGGATGATCTCAACACCGGGGAAGTAAACGACTTGAGCGGTATTCTGGGGCAGTTGAGTACCTTTTGTCTCCTCGCCGAATAAAATCCGACCCAGATTCTCTTGAATTTGGGGTTCTGGAGCTGTTGGTGTGGACGGCTCCGTGGGTGGGGTTGGTGGTGTGGACGGCTCCGTGGGTGGGGTTGGTGGTGTGGATGGCTCCGTGGGTGGGGTTGGTGATGTGGACGGCTCCGTGGGTGGGGTTGGTGGTGTGGATGGCTCCGTGGGTGGGGTTGGTGGTGTGGATGGCTCCGTGGGTGGGGTTGGTGGTGTGGATGGCTCCGTGGGTGGGGTTGGTGGTGTGGATGGCTCCGTGGGTGGGGTTGGTGGTGTGGATGGCTCCGTGGGTGGGGTTGGTGATGTGGATGGCTCCGTGGGTGGGGTTGGTGGTGTGGATGGCTCCGTGGGTGGGGTTGGTGGTGTGGATGGCTCCGTGGGTGGGGTTGGTGATGTGGACGGCTCCGTGGGTGGGGTTGGTGGTGTGGATGGCTCCGTGGGTGGGGTTGGTGATGTGGACGGCTCCGTGGGTGGGGTTGGTGGTGTGGATGGCTCCGTGGGTGGGGTTGGTGGTGTGGATGGCTCCGTGGGTGGGGTTGGGGGTGTGGACGGCTCCGTGGGTGGGGTTGGTGGTGTGGATGGCTCCGTGGGTGGGGTTGGTGGTGTGGATGGCTCCGTGGGTGGGGTTGGTGGTGTGGATGGCTCCGTGGGTGGGGTTGGTGGTGTGGATGGCTCCGTGGGTGGGGTTGGTGGTGTGGATGGCTCCGTGGGTGGGGTTGGTGGTGTGGATGGCTCCGTGGGTGGGGTTGGGGGTGTGGATGGCTCCGTGGGTGGGGTTGGTGGTGTGGATGGCTCCGTGGGTGGGGTTGGTGGTGTGGATGGCTCCGTGGGTGGGGTTGGTGGTGTGGATGGCTCCGTGGGTGGGGTTGGGGGTGTGGATGGCTCCGTGGGTGGGGTTGGTGGTGTGGACGGCTCCGTGGGTGGGGTTGGGGGTGTGGATGGCTCCGTGGGTGGGGTTGGGGGTGCTTGAGAAACCCGATAGAGGAAACCAGAACCAGAGAATAGGGCAGGCTCAGGATAGACGGTGTCGAACTGCTCTGAACCCGTGAGGCCGCCATTGATATTGAGGTTTGGGTCAGTTGAATAAACTAGCCAACGACCATTGGGGGTACTAAAGACACTAGAGCCATAGTTGTTAATAAAGTTATTTTCCGCAGCAAGGACAATCGCATCCCCAACGCCAAAGGCAGAAATTGGTGCATTGAGAACAATATCACCTGTTAATGTTTGTAGAAAAATGCTGCGCCCTGTAATGCCTGTGGGGTTAACACTGCCAACGGTGAGGGTACCGTTATTGACAAATTGCAAATCACTCGAACTATTCAACTGAGCAGCTAGTGTTCCCACTTGGTTATTGGGGTTGGTTAGTATTGCGCTGCCATTTTGTAAAGCTAGACCCAAGCTACCAGCTTGGATAGGTGCACTTTGGGTTAGATTCCCATTACTTAAACGGAGAATGAGGGTGTTGCCGTTGGTATTGATGCCGGTGGTGAGGCCATTTACACCATTATTGAAACTAATGATGTCTAGTGCACCTTGATTATCTAGATTAATATTGCCAGCAACATTTCCTGAGAGCGCTCGAAATTCATTGTTGGCATTGTTGAGGGTGAAAGTTCCCTGCCCCAACAGTTGAAGCGTGCCCGCAGAAATAGCATGAGTGCCTTGGTTAACACCGCCACCGCTATTGAGCGTCAGATTGCGACCATTGAGATTTGTCGTGCCAGAGCCATTGAACTGAATACCTAGGGAACTTCCGCTGGGGGTTTGTAGGGCGAGATTGTAGTTGAGGCTGAAGGGGCGAACATCAATGAGACCAGTACCACTGGGATGACCAATGGTAACCAAGGAAAAAACGCCTGTAATTTGGTTGAGGAGAAACTGATCAACAATCAAATCACCTGCTGCCCCATCACCAACACCGACAGCAGTGTTACCATCAATGGGTTGAAAAACAAGGCGACCGGCTCCCGTACTTTGAATATCTAGCAGGGAAGGAGAATCACCAGAAATTTCAATCCCCCCTTGGGCTGCCAAGGTTAGCACACCATCTTGAACAGCGAATGTCAGGGAGTCAGAGACTTCCATGACCAGACCGGAATTACCATCAGTGCCGCGACCTTCGATAAGAATATTCCCATTCCCAGTCGTTCTGACTTCAGCAGGGTAATCTGTGTCAGTAGTAGCGATGAAGAGAACACCAGCACCGGATTCCCCCCCTGTGCCACTGAGGGTGATGTTGCCACCTTGACTGGTGATGCTGGTGAATCTGCTCTGGATGCCCTCTTGGTTGAAGGCAAAGCCTGTACCGCCAGTACCCCTTAGGGTAATATTCCCTGTCGTGGTTTGAATTTCTGACTCTTCAAGACCAATGCCAATGTTGGAAAATACTTCAAGGCCGTTGCCCCCGGTACCCGTTAAGGTCAGATTGCCAGCCTCGGCTCTGATTAAGGAGTTCTGAATCCAGATACCATCCACAGCGCTATAAACGCTAGAACCACCTGTCCCTAGAATGGTGATCTCCCCAGACCCTGAGGTGAGGATTGAACTCTCACGGATCAGCACCCCTGCTTGGCCATCAGTTGTTGCACCGCTGCCATGAATCTTAATGTGGCCGCCATTTGCATTGAGGGTAGAGTCTTCGATAGTAACGCCAGCAGTACTGACACCGATCGCTGGACTTGTGAAGGGATCAGAACCACCTCCCAGAATAATATTGCCACCGTTAGAAATGAGTGAGACCGAATCTAACTCAATGGCACCGGCACCGCTGTTATCGGCATCGGCATGGAGAATGATATTCAGTCGGCCTACTTCTGACCGAATGTCATAGGTAACGAGAATGTCATTTGCAGCTTGCAATGTCAGGGAGGCATCGCCACCACTGGTTTTGGTGATAGGAGCAAATACAGAAATGTCGCCTGCTTGGGTGCCAGTCCCGCCTGTTGTGATTATGACACTGGTGCCTAGATTCAGGGCAGCTTCAATGGCGGTATTTTCAACAAAGGCATCATCAGTGGTAGGGGTAAAAATATCAGGATTGCCGCCAGAAAATGTACCCCCACTAGTCGTGTTGTAAATGATGACATTGCGTGGGTCCAGCAGCCATGTACCGGGCTGACCATTGACTGCACTGGCATCTACTGTTCCCCAAACGCTGAGCCATTCTCGCCCAGAGGTTTCCACAAAGCCGCCATTGCCACTAAGTTGCCCCCCGCGTGCGGTGATCGTGCCGGCAAATTGAGTGCTGTTGTCTGCCCATGCAATGACGGTGCCGCCATTTCCTTGATTGAAGGCATCCGCTGCAATCATACTGTTGCTGTTGATGAAGAGATTCTGGGCATTGAAACTGCTATGCAGTCGTTTGGTGCCAGTGGTTCCCCCCAGGTAGTCACCCCCTAAGAGAATCGTGCCGCCGCCGAGTTGACCAGAGGCGGTTAGGTTGGCATTGATGAGGGCGATATTTTGACCAGTGATCGTGATTTGACCCCCCATACCGATGGGATTGGCAACGGAAAGGCTGCCACTGATGACTGCGGTATTTGTTGAAAGAGGAATTTTGCTGGGGTCATGAACAAGACGAATTGTGCCGTCGGGGTTTTGAATAACGCTGTTGACGGATTGTAAACCATTGCCAGTGAGTAAGCTAGGCAAGTCCACGGCAGCGATCGCTCCCGCAGTGGGTAGTCGATCCTGAGGAATTTCAAGACTGAGCAGCATTCCTGCTTGGGAGACGCGCACCATTCCTGTTTCAGGGACAGTCGCAATGTGGATATTTCCTGCGGGGGCTGCGAGTGTACCCGTATTGATCACTTGGTGCGCCATCAGGCTGAGGGTTTGACCACTGCCCACCCTAAGCTCGCCTTCATTGATCATCAGCCCTTTACTCAGGAATTCAAAACCCGTGGGCTGACCACTGAGGGATTGATAGAGGTTCTGGCCATTGACATCAAAGATACCTCCCTCAAACAGCACCCGTTGAGCAGTGGAGGCATGGAAGGCAGCGGGAAGATTCAAACGGGCATTGGGGCCAAAAACAATTCCCGCAGGA harbors:
- the tsaB gene encoding tRNA (adenosine(37)-N6)-threonylcarbamoyltransferase complex dimerization subunit type 1 TsaB, giving the protein MAGLYDLGADQLLAVKTWPLGRALASQLHPCLGELMGRYTWGELGAIAIGCGPGSFTGTRLGVVTARILAQQLEVPLLGLSSLGTMAWHYRDELLEQDGVVSRRAQQGHQYLGIYRYQAGSLISRWGDRLLADHEAETLLATWPHPYKHLSPLNPTDYGRALLTWAAQQWHDTLRAGEKLPHWSRVVPLYGK
- the psb34 gene encoding photosystem II assembly protein Psb34: MRYTIDEGGRLNNFAIEPKVYQAQPWTPQQKVRAALLVVGGLLLVAGLVAIAVGVS
- the hpnI gene encoding bacteriohopanetetrol glucosamine biosynthesis glycosyltransferase HpnI, whose translation is MIVVLILLSLLSLTGTLFYIVAAVLTCRFFTQKRTERPEPLPAVSILVPVCGLEARAWQNWSSLCEQDYPVYEVLFGVQDPHDPAIPVLKEICKTYPHRARWYLCNKICGINRKASNVSQLFAYACHEVIVETDSDVRVNSHYLATLTQPLVDPKVGVVTCGYIDHHPQRLGAAFLAMGRCIDFIPSVLIARFLDRGLRFAIGPTVLLRREALEKIGGFEIALDRIGEDYQLGYAAWRAGYRVELSTYILDNDCADESLVKAVQRELRWSRSIRSNRGNQYFGMVLMFGTVYSALLWGLFPAPWTLGVFLGVQGIRWLQAIVSMILMGTPRLLLWLWLLPLRDVMSFLIWLGGCFGNRIYWRGRWLRVYRHGQLQEIVKDSQES
- a CDS encoding thiazole synthase, which translates into the protein MVTAPPPELLIEDAPLTIAGRQFRSRLMTGTGKYRSIADLQASVAASGCEIVTVAVRRVQTNAPGHEGLVDALDWSKIWLLPNTAGCQTAEEAIRVARLGREMAKLLGQEDNNFVKLEVIPDPKYLLPDPFGTLAAAEQLVKEGFAVLPYINADPLLAKRLEEVGCVTVMPLASPIGSGQGLRNAANIQIIIDQANVPVVVDAGIGTPSEAAAAMELGADALLINTAIAQAGNAPAMAKAMALATTAGRLAYLAGRIPVKAYASASSPTTGTITTAS
- the ribH gene encoding 6,7-dimethyl-8-ribityllumazine synthase codes for the protein MAVFEGTYQVLGTPRFGIVISRFNDLITTKLLEGCQDCLRRHGVDPNPHGSQVDYAWVPGSFEIPLVAAQLAASRRYAAIICLGAVIRGQTPHFDYVAAEVTKGIATASMQTGVPIIYGILTTDTMQQALERAGIKSNKGWEYALNALEMANLMQTLPSPINPPTAQLSPSPPVLTEG
- a CDS encoding CHAT domain-containing protein, yielding MKTLQQYLLPIALAFWGLLSSAAYSQITPATNGSGTTVIQNGQQIDISGGSLSGNGQNLFHLFRDFNVRNGQIANFLSNPQIRNILAGVNGGNPSYINGLIQITGGNSNLYLLNPAGIVFGPNARLNLPAAFHASTAQRVLFEGGIFDVNGQNLYQSLSGQPTGFEFLSKGLMINEGELRVGSGQTLSLMAHQVINTGTLAAPAGNIHIATVPETGMVRVSQAGMLLSLEIPQDRLPTAGAIAAVDLPSLLTGNGLQSVNSVIQNPDGTIRLVHDPSKIPLSTNTAVISGSLSVANPIGMGGQITITGQNIALINANLTASGQLGGGTILLGGDYLGGTTGTKRLHSSFNAQNLFINSNSMIAADAFNQGNGGTVIAWADNSTQFAGTITARGGQLSGNGGFVETSGREWLSVWGTVDASAVNGQPGTWLLDPRNVIIYNTTSGGTFSGGNPDIFTPTTDDAFVENTAIEAALNLGTSVIITTGGTGTQAGDISVFAPITKTSGGDASLTLQAANDILVTYDIRSEVGRLNIILHADADNSGAGAIELDSVSLISNGGNIILGGGSDPFTSPAIGVSTAGVTIEDSTLNANGGHIKIHGSGATTDGQAGVLIRESSILTSGSGEITILGTGGSSVYSAVDGIWIQNSLIRAEAGNLTLTGTGGNGLEVFSNIGIGLEESEIQTTTGNITLRGTGGTGFAFNQEGIQSRFTSITSQGGNITLSGTGGESGAGVLFIATTDTDYPAEVRTTGNGNILIEGRGTDGNSGLVMEVSDSLTFAVQDGVLTLAAQGGIEISGDSPSLLDIQSTGAGRLVFQPIDGNTAVGVGDGAAGDLIVDQFLLNQITGVFSLVTIGHPSGTGLIDVRPFSLNYNLALQTPSGSSLGIQFNGSGTTNLNGRNLTLNSGGGVNQGTHAISAGTLQLLGQGTFTLNNANNEFRALSGNVAGNINLDNQGALDIISFNNGVNGLTTGINTNGNTLILRLSNGNLTQSAPIQAGSLGLALQNGSAILTNPNNQVGTLAAQLNSSSDLQFVNNGTLTVGSVNPTGITGRSIFLQTLTGDIVLNAPISAFGVGDAIVLAAENNFINNYGSSVFSTPNGRWLVYSTDPNLNINGGLTGSEQFDTVYPEPALFSGSGFLYRVSQAPPTPPTEPSTPPTPPTEPSTPPTPPTEPSTPPTPPTEPSTPPTPPTEPSTPPTPPTEPSTPPTPPTEPSTPPTPPTEPSTPPTPPTEPSTPPTPPTEPSTPPTPPTEPSTPPTPPTEPSTPPTPPTEPSTPPTPPTEPSTPPTPPTEPSTPPTPPTEPSTPPTPPTEPSTSPTPPTEPSTPPTPPTEPSTSPTPPTEPSTPPTPPTEPSTPPTPPTEPSTSPTPPTEPSTPPTPPTEPSTPPTPPTEPSTPPTPPTEPSTPPTPPTEPSTPPTPPTEPSTSPTPPTEPSTPPTPPTEPSTPPTPPTEPSTPTAPEPQIQENLGRILFGEETKGTQLPQNTAQVVYFPGVEIIRQQISTAFDQGDYNSAIKLLQQLYSFEFSEYFGELLSTPNQEELQFLDIDQIKELLGRMAQETGQKPALSYVFWRPEQLDIFIITPEGEPIYQPVRVSQEAVRRVIAAFNREVRDPTKTNGESYLPFAQQLYQWIMGGVDAELQARGINTLVFALDQGLRSMPMAALHTGSNLVSSAVSDSPMGRNGQFLVERYNLSLIPSINLVDTRYQSLQNASVLAMGASQFTNQSPLPAVPIELQTITQLVGQGRVFLNEAFTVSNLETQRRRSLYPILHLATHGEFNAGKPQNSYIQFWDSQLSMTQLRQLRLFQPPTELMTLSACRTAVGDTNAELGFAGLSLQAGVKSSVASLWYVSDEGTLALMTAFYDQLKTAPIKAEALRQGQLALIRQQVVIEENHLRSAGPRGGLAIPLPQEVQAGGGRQLSHPYFWAGFTMIGSPW